GGTTACATAATAGCGCGGTTGTTATCGAGAGGATAAAAAGAACCGCGTGCAGCAGTATACGGTAGTTTTTTTTATGTGCCTGAAAGTAGTTGTAAAGCATGTAGATCACAAAAACCGAGGTTAGGCGCACAATCAGAAAACTTACCCAGAACTGGTTTGCGTATATAAAGTCGACGATGCTAAAAAGCGGGTATAAAAAAATAACCGTCCACACGATTATATTGGTTTGATACCAGGCCTTTTTTAAAACCTCTTTGGAGAACTCCTCTTTGGTGATCTTTAAAAACATTACGCTTAGTTGAATAATTAGGGGGTAACAGGTTTAGTGTTTATAATAAACGTGTTAGTATGATTACCGGTTTATTGGCCAGGGCTCACAGTTGCACAATAACAAAAAGTACTCCAAATAGGTGAATGAGTATGCGCTTGAAACCGTAATGCGGCAGGTATATCATGCTTATAACCGATTAGTGTTGTAAGGCTTTGCCCTATTTATTACATAAATAAATACATGTGTTTAGCTAAAAAGCAATGTTTAATGCTTGTTTAAGAACTTGTGTTAAACTAAACCGCACTTGGTTTGTATATATAACAAGTGTTATTTATAAGATATTTATTTTATCAACAAATAATAAGTTAACGGCTTATAACATAACTGGGGTGGGATTATATAAATAATCGGGGTAATTTTTCCATGTTTTGCGGAAAAATTTGCCTGCTGTTAACATTTGTTAGCATCTGCCAGTAGCGTTTTTTGCTAAAAATGATGTTAGTCACACCACTTAAAAACATGCTGTTTAGTTAGTTAATTTAGCTAACTTTACGCCCTAATTGTTAATTATGAGATTTTTTGAAGAAAAGAGAAGTGAAGTAATGAAGCATATTGAAAAATACATGCTCGAAAAGATGCATGATTTTTTAAAGCCGATAGATACTATCTGGCAACCTGCTGATTTATTACCTGATTCTTCACGAGATACTTTTTTTAATGAGATAAAAGAACTTCAGGAAAGCGCCCAGGGTTTATCTTATGACCTTATTGCGGTATTGATAGGCGACACCATTACCGAGGAGGCGCTTCCTACTTACGAATCGTGGTTGACCATGGTCGACGGCGTATCGAAAGATGAAGAGGGTGGCTGGATGAAATGGACCCGCTACTGGACCGCTGAGGAAAACCGTCACGGCGATTTGCTGAATAAATATCTTTACCTCTCCGGTCGGGTGAATATGCGTATGATGGAGGTATCAACGCAATACCTGATAGCTGACGGGTTTGACATAGGTACCGGTACCGATCCGTACCGCAACTTTATTTATACATCCTTCCAGGAATTAGCTACCAACGTTTCGCACCGCCGTGTGGCATCGCAGGCTAAAAAACAAGGCGATACCCTGCTTTCAAAAATGTGTGGCGTTATTGCGGCTGATGAGGCGCGCCATGCCAAAGCATACAAATACTTTATCGAAAAGATATTCGAGGTAGACGCGAGTGAAGCTATGCTGGCCTTTGAGGATATGATGCGCAAAAAGATTGTTATGCCGGCGCACTTCTTACGCGAGGTTGGGCTTAAAATAGGCCAAACCTTCGGCCACTTTACCGATGCTGCCCAGCGTTTGGGTATATATACCGCTGTTGATTATGTGGATATCCTGAAGGAATTGATTGAGGATTGGCATATTGAAAGCGTTACCGATTTAAGTGCCGAAGCAGAAAAAGCCCGCGATTACATTATGAAATTGCCTGAGCGCTTACTGCGCGTGGCCGAGCGTATGAAAAACCCGATGCTCGAATATAAATTTACCTGGATAAACGGCTAAATCTGTGGTGCGGTAGCGCCAAGGTGCTTAACAAAAAGCTCGTCTAGAACGGACTCAAGGGTAAGCGCGTTTACATCGTCAACGTAATGTTCTGATTTTGCTACTTCCAGCGTTTGGCTGCCTGTGGGTGTTAGCTTAAATAAAAATCCGTCGTATAAACCGGGTTTTTGTATCACAATGCTCTGCCCGTCCTTCAATATATCAAAATCAATCTCAACCTTTCGGTGATCGGCAAACTGCCTGTTCAGGTTTGCCTTTAAATATTGGTACAAGTCATCAATCAATACCGGCTTTGCTGTGTTTATAATTTTCATAACCTGCTTTTGTGGGTTAGTTTTGTTGATAATACAACTTTACACAGGTTTATAATGTTTTACACAAATCATCAGCTTATATGAATTACAAATTATTGGGCCGTTCGGGCTTAAAGGTTTCTGAACTATGTTTAGGCACCATGGGTTTTGGTACGGAGGCCGGCTGGGGGGCCGATCAGCAAACAAGCTTCGCCATTATGGATACGTTTGCCAACGCCGGTGGCAACTTTATTGATACCGCCAATATTTATAAGCTGGGCACCAGCGAAAAGATAATTGGCGAATACATCAGCAACCATGACCGCGATTATTTTGTGCTGGCTACCAAGTATACGCTGCTTGATAACCGCACAAACCCCAATGCATCGGGCAATAACCGCAAAAACATGATGCGCAGTGTAGAGGAAA
This genomic interval from Mucilaginibacter defluvii contains the following:
- a CDS encoding acyl-ACP desaturase, with amino-acid sequence MRFFEEKRSEVMKHIEKYMLEKMHDFLKPIDTIWQPADLLPDSSRDTFFNEIKELQESAQGLSYDLIAVLIGDTITEEALPTYESWLTMVDGVSKDEEGGWMKWTRYWTAEENRHGDLLNKYLYLSGRVNMRMMEVSTQYLIADGFDIGTGTDPYRNFIYTSFQELATNVSHRRVASQAKKQGDTLLSKMCGVIAADEARHAKAYKYFIEKIFEVDASEAMLAFEDMMRKKIVMPAHFLREVGLKIGQTFGHFTDAAQRLGIYTAVDYVDILKELIEDWHIESVTDLSAEAEKARDYIMKLPERLLRVAERMKNPMLEYKFTWING